The Streptomyces collinus DNA segment GGTCGGCCCGCTCCGACGCGGGCGCCGGCTGCGCCCACCTGCCCAGCAGCTACCTCAAGCGCTTGTACTTCGACTCGCTGGTCCACGACCCGCAGGTACTGCGGGCGTTGGTCGGCGCGGTCGGCCCGGACCGTGTGCTGCTCGGCTCCGATTTCCCCTTCGACATGGGCACCGAGGACCCCGTCGGCGCACTGCGCGCCGCACGCCTGCCCGACGACGACTTCCATGCCGTGCGCGGTGGCAACGCGACAACGCTGCTGCGCCTGACCTGACCCCCCACGGGAGGAAAACCCACCATGGACGCACGCCTGCTCACCCATCTGCGGCACGTCGACCTCGCCGTGCCCGACTACGACAAGCAGCTCGACTTCTACGCCGGCGTCTGGGGCCTGACCCAGGTCGCCGAGGACTCCGGCATCTCCTTCCTCGCCGCCGAGGGCAGCCCCGAGCAGTACGTGGTGCGGCTGCGCAAGGCCGAGGAGAAGCGCCTCGACCTCGTCTCGTACGGCGCCGGCTCCACCGAGGACGTGGACACCCTCGCCGAGCAACTCCTCGTGGGTGGCGTGCAGTTGATCTCCCAGCCGGGCAAGATCGACACACCCGGCGGCGGCTACGGCTTCCGCTTCTTCGACGTCGACGGCCGCACCATCGAGGTCGCCGCCGATGTCGAGGCACGGCAGCACCGCCGTATCGAGGAGAAGGAGGCGATCCCGGTCCGCCTGTCGCACGTGGTACTCAACTCCCCGGATCTGAACAGGACCCGTGAGTGGTACGAGACCCACCTCGGCTTCCGGCTCTCCGACACCCTCGGCACGCCGCACATGGGCGAGGTCATGCACTTCATGCGGATCTCCAACCAGCACCACTCCATGGCTATCGCCAAGGGCCCGCACACCTCCCTGCACCACGTCTCCTTCGAGATGCGCGGCCTGGACGAGTACATGCGCGGCTCCGGCCGCGTGATCCGCGCCGGCTTCAAGAAGGTCTGGGGGCCGGGCCGGCACATGGCGGGCGACAACACGTTCACGTACTTCCTGGACCCGCACGGCAACACCGTCGAGTACACGACGGAACTGGAGCTGCTGG contains these protein-coding regions:
- a CDS encoding VOC family protein; translated protein: MDARLLTHLRHVDLAVPDYDKQLDFYAGVWGLTQVAEDSGISFLAAEGSPEQYVVRLRKAEEKRLDLVSYGAGSTEDVDTLAEQLLVGGVQLISQPGKIDTPGGGYGFRFFDVDGRTIEVAADVEARQHRRIEEKEAIPVRLSHVVLNSPDLNRTREWYETHLGFRLSDTLGTPHMGEVMHFMRISNQHHSMAIAKGPHTSLHHVSFEMRGLDEYMRGSGRVIRAGFKKVWGPGRHMAGDNTFTYFLDPHGNTVEYTTELELLDEDTWHPHVYDFSQPEVTDQWGTANPMNELVAKESFNDVDRGCFVAPPV